From the genome of Thermoplasmata archaeon, one region includes:
- the pcn gene encoding proliferating cell nuclear antigen (pcna): MGERELFEAKVKADVLKEIVDVVSTLVDEAKFNVGKDSVIVKAVDPAHVAMVDLSLDRGAFEAFKADEGELGIDMDKMKEILRLAKAGETISVSHDEDKNRLVVTVGNTTRRMALVDTAGMSDPKVPSLNLPAKVVVRTDELRQAIRASESISDHIALKASPDGFEIASEGDTDNVSHMVAKDLLEELQAKEAVRSLFPLDYFSNMVKAISSAPNVTLYLGSDYPVKIEFKIAGGKGDVRFLLAPRIESSD, from the coding sequence ATGGGGGAGCGCGAATTGTTCGAGGCCAAGGTCAAGGCGGACGTTCTCAAGGAGATCGTCGACGTTGTATCGACGCTCGTCGATGAGGCGAAATTCAACGTCGGCAAGGACTCCGTCATCGTCAAGGCCGTCGACCCCGCGCACGTCGCGATGGTCGATCTCTCGCTCGACCGAGGGGCCTTCGAGGCGTTCAAGGCGGACGAAGGCGAGCTCGGGATCGACATGGACAAGATGAAGGAGATCCTGCGTCTGGCGAAGGCCGGCGAGACGATCTCCGTGAGCCACGACGAGGACAAGAACCGGCTCGTCGTGACGGTCGGCAACACGACCCGGCGGATGGCCCTCGTCGACACCGCGGGCATGAGCGACCCGAAGGTGCCGAGCCTGAACCTCCCCGCGAAGGTCGTCGTGCGGACGGACGAGTTGCGCCAGGCGATCCGTGCCTCGGAAAGTATCAGCGACCACATTGCGCTCAAGGCGTCGCCGGACGGATTCGAGATCGCGTCGGAGGGTGACACCGACAACGTGTCCCATATGGTCGCGAAGGACCTCCTCGAGGAGCTGCAGGCGAAGGAAGCGGTCCGGTCCCTGTTCCCGCTCGACTACTTTTCGAACATGGTGAAGGCGATCAGCTCCGCGCCGAACGTGACGCTGTACCTCGGGTCCGACTATCCCGTCAAGATTGAGTTCAAGATCGCGGGCGGCAAGGGCGATGTGCGCTTTCTCCTCGCGCCTCGGATCGAGTCGTCCGATTAG
- a CDS encoding inorganic phosphate transporter gives MSDLLALLVIAILVVFCFDFFNGFHDAANAIATVVATKVLTPTKAVAMAAVGNFVGMVFITNAIAETIGKGIIDTSVLGVGAGSMTETQILHAMAVIMGGVVGAIVWDLLTWLWGLPTSSSHALIGGLIGSTIVAAGVGAVFLPSAENIMLFLAFTGVAFVSGAAAFSVWSILRHNRPSAGTVLLAGLCVGLIPAVLLAKVLLKGLVQVVVFMVAAPLFGLVSAFGLSVAAIWVFRRSTPTRVNHEFKRLQLLSSFFYSVTHGTNDAQKGMGIITLILLVAAIGPPWGPATGEFRVPFWVILGAHASISLGTFFGGWRIVRTMSQRVTALRPWQGFSAETGGGIALATTALAGIPVSTTHVIASAIMGVGATKRLSAVRWGVARRIVWAWIITIPASAGVGMAAYALLRLAFGV, from the coding sequence ATGAGCGACCTCCTCGCTCTCCTCGTCATCGCGATCCTCGTCGTGTTCTGCTTCGACTTCTTCAACGGCTTCCACGACGCGGCGAATGCGATCGCGACGGTGGTCGCGACGAAGGTCCTGACACCGACAAAGGCGGTCGCGATGGCCGCGGTCGGCAACTTCGTCGGCATGGTCTTCATCACGAACGCGATCGCGGAGACAATCGGAAAAGGGATCATCGACACGAGCGTGCTTGGCGTCGGCGCGGGCTCAATGACCGAGACGCAAATCCTCCATGCCATGGCGGTGATCATGGGAGGCGTCGTGGGGGCGATCGTCTGGGACCTCCTCACATGGCTCTGGGGGCTCCCGACGTCGAGCAGCCACGCTCTGATCGGAGGCCTCATCGGATCGACGATCGTCGCGGCGGGCGTCGGCGCGGTCTTCCTGCCGAGCGCGGAGAACATCATGCTGTTCCTAGCCTTCACGGGGGTCGCATTTGTAAGCGGCGCCGCGGCCTTCAGCGTTTGGAGCATCCTCCGGCACAACCGGCCTTCGGCCGGGACGGTCCTCCTCGCGGGGCTCTGCGTGGGCCTCATCCCCGCGGTCCTCCTCGCGAAAGTCCTGCTGAAAGGGCTCGTGCAGGTCGTCGTGTTCATGGTGGCCGCTCCCCTGTTCGGCCTCGTCTCCGCCTTCGGGCTCTCCGTCGCCGCGATCTGGGTGTTCCGCCGGTCCACGCCGACGAGGGTGAACCATGAGTTCAAGCGGCTTCAGCTCCTTTCGAGCTTTTTCTACAGCGTGACCCACGGGACGAACGATGCACAGAAAGGGATGGGCATCATCACGCTCATTCTCCTCGTGGCGGCGATCGGGCCGCCGTGGGGGCCCGCGACGGGAGAGTTCCGCGTCCCCTTCTGGGTGATCCTCGGGGCCCACGCGTCAATCTCCCTCGGCACGTTCTTCGGCGGGTGGCGGATCGTCCGGACGATGTCGCAGCGGGTGACGGCCCTCCGGCCGTGGCAGGGGTTCTCCGCGGAGACCGGAGGCGGCATCGCCCTCGCGACCACCGCCCTCGCGGGCATCCCGGTGAGCACGACCCACGTGATCGCATCGGCCATCATGGGTGTCGGGGCGACGAAGCGTCTGTCCGCGGTCCGATGGGGCGTCGCTCGCCGAATCGTCTGGGCGTGGATCATCACGATCCCCGCCTCTGCGGGCGTGGGGATGGCCGCGTATGCGCTCCTGCGTCTCGCGTTCGGCGTCTGA
- a CDS encoding flavin reductase family protein, whose translation MDKKAKKAVLQMIPYGAYVVGTKTDEGSDHLMFGTWLMQTSFKPPLVAFALSEDSRTLAHVRRSKAFAVSFLADGMKEIAESVVDGSFEKVKTDYTPSGLPVVNGGAGWIECKTVDILDRGDHRIALAEIVEVHQGRGKLMPLDGLKWHYGG comes from the coding sequence ATGGACAAGAAGGCGAAGAAGGCCGTCCTGCAGATGATTCCATACGGCGCATACGTCGTCGGGACGAAGACGGACGAGGGGTCGGACCACTTGATGTTCGGCACGTGGCTGATGCAGACGTCGTTCAAGCCGCCGCTCGTCGCGTTCGCGCTCTCCGAGGACAGCCGTACGCTGGCTCACGTTCGCCGATCGAAGGCGTTCGCGGTCTCATTCCTCGCGGACGGCATGAAGGAGATCGCGGAGAGCGTCGTCGATGGCTCGTTCGAGAAGGTCAAGACGGATTACACCCCCTCCGGCCTGCCCGTGGTGAACGGCGGCGCAGGCTGGATTGAGTGCAAGACCGTCGACATCTTGGACCGCGGGGACCATCGGATCGCCCTTGCGGAAATCGTCGAGGTCCACCAAGGGCGCGGTAAGCTGATGCCCCTCGATGGCCTGAAGTGGCACTACGGCGGCTGA
- a CDS encoding DoxX family protein, with translation MLRVFLGAIMMVHGFPKVFDSEKRTQTIAYMERLGVPAPLTLTAGALEFFGGLGLVVGFLTQVAATFIALEMVGTTILSRTKMGKKLVLGYELDLSYLATAVALVFLGAGAWSLDGALGIVVAPLWLAVAVALVAVLASLWLKTERAEGRRR, from the coding sequence GTGCTCCGAGTCTTCCTGGGGGCCATCATGATGGTCCACGGGTTCCCGAAGGTCTTCGATTCCGAGAAACGCACTCAGACGATCGCGTACATGGAGCGCCTCGGAGTCCCCGCCCCACTGACCTTGACGGCCGGCGCCCTCGAATTCTTTGGGGGGCTGGGGCTCGTCGTGGGTTTCCTCACGCAGGTGGCGGCGACGTTCATCGCTCTGGAGATGGTCGGCACGACGATTCTCTCCCGGACCAAAATGGGCAAGAAGCTCGTCCTCGGATACGAGCTGGACCTCTCCTACCTGGCCACCGCCGTAGCGCTCGTCTTCCTCGGCGCCGGGGCGTGGTCCCTCGACGGCGCCCTCGGGATCGTCGTGGCCCCGTTGTGGCTCGCGGTGGCCGTCGCGCTTGTTGCCGTCCTTGCGTCCCTATGGCTCAAGACGGAGCGAGCCGAGGGACGACGAAGATAA
- a CDS encoding transcription factor S, with amino-acid sequence MFCPKCGSLMFPTKGRVHCNSCGYERSLSGKDSNVAPVARAGKEKPAETLVLDEITETLPKTRVECPKCGHYEAFWVMRQTRAADEPTTRIYRCVKCGHTWREY; translated from the coding sequence ATGTTCTGTCCGAAATGCGGCTCGCTCATGTTCCCCACGAAGGGGAGGGTGCATTGCAACTCGTGCGGGTACGAGCGGTCCCTGTCGGGCAAGGATTCGAACGTCGCGCCAGTCGCGCGCGCGGGGAAGGAGAAGCCCGCGGAGACGCTCGTCCTCGACGAGATCACGGAGACGCTCCCGAAGACGCGCGTCGAGTGCCCGAAGTGCGGTCACTACGAGGCGTTCTGGGTGATGCGGCAGACGCGCGCGGCGGACGAGCCGACAACGCGGATCTACCGGTGCGTGAAATGCGGGCACACGTGGCGAGAATACTGA
- a CDS encoding cupin domain-containing protein has protein sequence MAGFPEIVRRLPEAEASLRGITLRLLQGPTACVTFVEAMQDSEVPEHAHGAQWGIVVAGELLLTIGGKTRVLAPGEEYFVPAGVPHSAKLKAGVRVIDFFDDPNRYRARKS, from the coding sequence ATGGCCGGATTTCCGGAGATCGTCCGCCGACTTCCCGAGGCGGAAGCGTCGCTGCGTGGTATTACGCTCCGCCTGTTGCAAGGGCCAACCGCCTGCGTCACGTTCGTCGAGGCGATGCAAGACTCCGAGGTGCCGGAACACGCTCACGGTGCCCAGTGGGGAATCGTCGTCGCGGGCGAGCTCCTCTTGACGATCGGAGGGAAGACGCGCGTCCTGGCGCCCGGGGAGGAGTACTTCGTGCCGGCCGGAGTCCCTCATTCGGCGAAGCTCAAGGCGGGCGTGAGGGTCATCGATTTCTTCGACGATCCGAACCGGTACCGAGCGCGGAAGTCGTGA